One Chlorobaculum limnaeum genomic window carries:
- a CDS encoding ATP-dependent Clp protease adaptor ClpS: MIRLATGNDTDTRTETLVADVDTLDSWRVVLFNDDDHTFDEVIFQIIKAVRCPRSTAEKHTWEVHTKGRSIVYAGEMFNCIRVSAILEEIALKTEIQTG, encoded by the coding sequence ATGATCCGGCTTGCCACGGGGAACGATACCGATACCAGGACCGAAACACTTGTCGCCGATGTCGATACGCTCGACTCCTGGCGCGTCGTGCTTTTCAACGACGACGACCACACCTTCGACGAGGTGATCTTCCAGATCATCAAGGCCGTGCGCTGTCCAAGGTCAACCGCTGAAAAGCACACCTGGGAGGTGCACACCAAAGGTCGTTCGATCGTCTATGCCGGTGAAATGTTCAATTGCATCCGCGTCAGCGCCATCCTCGAAGAGATCGCCCTGAAAACGGAAATCCAGACAGGGTAA
- a CDS encoding S66 peptidase family protein → MKILIPKALRREEVIGLISPSSTCAEPERIQRAVTYLERCGYRVKTSLYLNRSEHDPAHTDRYKLHDLHQMFADREVRAIFCLRGGAGATRLLDRIDYALIAANPKILVGYSDITALSLAVFRKTGLVNFSGPMAVTDLFEPSSYTEEHLWGMLTDPGYSKSLVNFDGHEVGCVKPGAVAGRLIGGNLSVLSSLVGTPYLPSFSGSLLFTEDVNEPAYRIDRMLSHLFNAGLAQKCRGLMFGQFSKNPADENRDYRFDKIFTYYANRMHDGAPVMTGLSYGHIRELMTLPVGARCRLEISPEQFSFGAAEAVVSI, encoded by the coding sequence ATGAAAATTCTGATCCCCAAAGCGCTCCGCAGGGAAGAGGTCATCGGCCTGATCTCGCCATCTTCGACCTGCGCCGAGCCGGAAAGAATCCAGCGGGCCGTCACCTATCTTGAACGCTGTGGCTACAGGGTCAAAACCTCGCTGTACCTGAACCGTTCCGAGCACGACCCCGCGCACACTGACCGTTACAAGCTTCACGATCTCCATCAGATGTTCGCCGACCGCGAAGTCCGTGCCATCTTCTGCCTGCGCGGCGGAGCCGGAGCCACGCGGCTGCTCGACAGAATCGACTACGCCCTGATCGCAGCCAATCCGAAAATCCTCGTCGGCTACTCCGACATCACGGCGCTGTCGCTCGCGGTGTTCCGGAAAACCGGCCTCGTCAACTTTTCCGGCCCGATGGCGGTCACCGACCTTTTCGAACCAAGCAGCTATACCGAAGAGCACCTCTGGGGGATGCTCACCGATCCGGGCTATTCGAAGAGCCTCGTCAATTTCGACGGGCACGAGGTCGGTTGCGTCAAACCCGGAGCCGTCGCCGGACGGCTGATCGGCGGCAACCTCTCGGTGCTCTCCTCGCTGGTCGGAACGCCGTACCTGCCGTCGTTCAGCGGCAGCCTCCTGTTTACCGAGGATGTCAACGAACCGGCCTACCGGATCGACCGGATGCTCTCGCATCTGTTCAACGCCGGTCTGGCGCAGAAGTGCCGCGGCCTCATGTTCGGCCAGTTCAGCAAAAACCCCGCCGACGAAAACCGCGACTATCGCTTCGACAAGATTTTCACCTATTACGCAAACCGGATGCACGATGGCGCGCCGGTGATGACCGGACTTTCTTACGGTCACATCCGCGAATTGATGACCCTGCCGGTCGGGGCGCGCTGCCGCCTGGAGATTTCGCCGGAACAGTTCTCTTTCGGGGCGGCGGAGGCGGTGGTCTCGATCTGA
- the atpC gene encoding ATP synthase F1 subunit epsilon, protein MASSDKAFKLDIVTPQKLFFSGEVTSVIAPGLDGLFQVMKGHAPLLAALKSGKVRLSLADRSENSFQIEGGFFEVSSNKAILLTEEVA, encoded by the coding sequence ATGGCAAGTTCAGACAAAGCCTTCAAGCTCGATATCGTCACGCCGCAGAAGCTTTTCTTTTCGGGAGAGGTGACCAGCGTCATCGCTCCGGGCCTGGACGGGTTGTTTCAGGTTATGAAAGGTCACGCTCCCCTGCTCGCCGCGCTCAAAAGCGGCAAGGTGCGGCTCTCTCTTGCTGACCGCTCCGAGAACTCGTTCCAGATCGAGGGCGGATTCTTCGAGGTGAGCAGCAACAAGGCGATTCTGCTGACCGAAGAGGTCGCCTGA